A genome region from Apus apus isolate bApuApu2 chromosome 2, bApuApu2.pri.cur, whole genome shotgun sequence includes the following:
- the SNRNP48 gene encoding U11/U12 small nuclear ribonucleoprotein 48 kDa protein isoform X2: MAPGPPPAGGCGGRPAAAAAGAVWLGDAVERVPCPYDAHHRVPRASLEKHAASCRLRKMGYSAEEEAEMCDSRFFYQHLKVPAVAMDKDLQFHIVKQARAQSAKEGTSYSEGSYSLLPVEVPQNHKRFTCDLTQADRLALYDYVVEETKKQRSRSQITENDSDLFVDLAAKITQDDSQKGPKSHLEILAEMRDYKRRRQSYRAKNVHITKKSYTEVIRDVIGVHMEELSNHWQEESRLDNAETCEGGKSKSSGRREDRRSASVDSRQSGGSCKEPERTRHRRESSRSPNRRKRSRERGKDRVSQRRRERAYIHRIS; encoded by the exons ATGGCGCCGGGCCCGCCTCCCgccgggggctgcggcggccgccccgccgcggcggcTGCGGGCGCGGTCTGGCTGGGCGATGCG GTGGAGAGGGTGCCCTGCCCCTACGACGCCCATCACCGCGTCCCCCGCGCGTCGCTGGAGAAGCACGCCGCGTCCTGCCGGCTCCGCAAGATGGGCTACTCGGCCGAGGAGGAG GCGGAGATGTGCGACTCCCGCTTCTTCTACCAGCACCTGAAGGTCCCCGCTGTCGCCATGg ATAAAGATCTGCAGTTTCATATTGTTAAGCAAGCTAGAGCTCAAAGTGCAAAAGAAGGTACCAGCTACAGTGAAG GATCTTACTCATTACTGCCTGTGGAAGTTCCTCAAAATCACAAGCGTTTCACCTGTGACCTGACTCAAGCTGATCGCCTTGCTCTTTATGATTATGTTGTTGAGGAAACAAAGAAGCAGAGGTCGAGATCCCAAATCACGGAAAATGACAGTGACCTCTTTGTGGATTTAGCAGCAAAAATCACCCAAG ATGATAGTCAGAAAGGTCCAAAGTCCCATCTTGAAATTCTGGCTGAAATGCGAGACTACAAAAGGCGGCGGCAGTCATACAGGGCTAAGAATGTTCATATAACAAAGAAGTCTTACACTGAG GTGATTCGGGATGTGATTGGTGTGCATATGGAAGAACTCAGCAATCACTGGCAGGAAGAGAGTAGGTTGGATAATGCAGAGACATGTGAAGGAGGGAAGTCAAAATCTTCAGGAAG AAGGGAAGACAGGCGGTCAGCCTCGGTGGACTCACGGCAGTCTGGAGGAAGCTGTAAGGAGCCTGAACGCACCAGACAcaggagggagagcagcaggagtcCAAACAGACGAAAAAGGAGTCGTGAGAGAGGCAAAGACAGAGTTTCACAGAGAAGAAGAGAACG TGCGTATATTCATAGGATCAGCTGA
- the SNRNP48 gene encoding U11/U12 small nuclear ribonucleoprotein 48 kDa protein isoform X1, protein MAPGPPPAGGCGGRPAAAAAGAVWLGDAVERVPCPYDAHHRVPRASLEKHAASCRLRKMGYSAEEEAEMCDSRFFYQHLKVPAVAMDKDLQFHIVKQARAQSAKEGTSYSEGSYSLLPVEVPQNHKRFTCDLTQADRLALYDYVVEETKKQRSRSQITENDSDLFVDLAAKITQDDSQKGPKSHLEILAEMRDYKRRRQSYRAKNVHITKKSYTEVIRDVIGVHMEELSNHWQEESRLDNAETCEGGKSKSSGRREDRRSASVDSRQSGGSCKEPERTRHRRESSRSPNRRKRSRERGKDRVSQRRRERDEDKYHSHKRRK, encoded by the exons ATGGCGCCGGGCCCGCCTCCCgccgggggctgcggcggccgccccgccgcggcggcTGCGGGCGCGGTCTGGCTGGGCGATGCG GTGGAGAGGGTGCCCTGCCCCTACGACGCCCATCACCGCGTCCCCCGCGCGTCGCTGGAGAAGCACGCCGCGTCCTGCCGGCTCCGCAAGATGGGCTACTCGGCCGAGGAGGAG GCGGAGATGTGCGACTCCCGCTTCTTCTACCAGCACCTGAAGGTCCCCGCTGTCGCCATGg ATAAAGATCTGCAGTTTCATATTGTTAAGCAAGCTAGAGCTCAAAGTGCAAAAGAAGGTACCAGCTACAGTGAAG GATCTTACTCATTACTGCCTGTGGAAGTTCCTCAAAATCACAAGCGTTTCACCTGTGACCTGACTCAAGCTGATCGCCTTGCTCTTTATGATTATGTTGTTGAGGAAACAAAGAAGCAGAGGTCGAGATCCCAAATCACGGAAAATGACAGTGACCTCTTTGTGGATTTAGCAGCAAAAATCACCCAAG ATGATAGTCAGAAAGGTCCAAAGTCCCATCTTGAAATTCTGGCTGAAATGCGAGACTACAAAAGGCGGCGGCAGTCATACAGGGCTAAGAATGTTCATATAACAAAGAAGTCTTACACTGAG GTGATTCGGGATGTGATTGGTGTGCATATGGAAGAACTCAGCAATCACTGGCAGGAAGAGAGTAGGTTGGATAATGCAGAGACATGTGAAGGAGGGAAGTCAAAATCTTCAGGAAG AAGGGAAGACAGGCGGTCAGCCTCGGTGGACTCACGGCAGTCTGGAGGAAGCTGTAAGGAGCCTGAACGCACCAGACAcaggagggagagcagcaggagtcCAAACAGACGAAAAAGGAGTCGTGAGAGAGGCAAAGACAGAGTTTCACAGAGAAGAAGAGAACG GGATGAAGACAAGTATCACAGccataaaagaagaaagtag
- the SNRNP48 gene encoding U11/U12 small nuclear ribonucleoprotein 48 kDa protein isoform X3 — protein MAPGPPPAGGCGGRPAAAAAGAVWLGDAVERVPCPYDAHHRVPRASLEKHAASCRLRKMGYSAEEEAEMCDSRFFYQHLKVPAVAMDKDLQFHIVKQARAQSAKEGTSYSEGSYSLLPVEVPQNHKRFTCDLTQADRLALYDYVVEETKKQRSRSQITENDSDLFVDLAAKITQDDSQKGPKSHLEILAEMRDYKRRRQSYRAKNVHITKKSYTEVIRDVIGVHMEELSNHWQEESRLDNAETCEGGKSKSSGRREDRRSASVDSRQSGGSCKEPERTRHRRESSRSPNRRKRSRERGKDRVSQRRRERIS, from the exons ATGGCGCCGGGCCCGCCTCCCgccgggggctgcggcggccgccccgccgcggcggcTGCGGGCGCGGTCTGGCTGGGCGATGCG GTGGAGAGGGTGCCCTGCCCCTACGACGCCCATCACCGCGTCCCCCGCGCGTCGCTGGAGAAGCACGCCGCGTCCTGCCGGCTCCGCAAGATGGGCTACTCGGCCGAGGAGGAG GCGGAGATGTGCGACTCCCGCTTCTTCTACCAGCACCTGAAGGTCCCCGCTGTCGCCATGg ATAAAGATCTGCAGTTTCATATTGTTAAGCAAGCTAGAGCTCAAAGTGCAAAAGAAGGTACCAGCTACAGTGAAG GATCTTACTCATTACTGCCTGTGGAAGTTCCTCAAAATCACAAGCGTTTCACCTGTGACCTGACTCAAGCTGATCGCCTTGCTCTTTATGATTATGTTGTTGAGGAAACAAAGAAGCAGAGGTCGAGATCCCAAATCACGGAAAATGACAGTGACCTCTTTGTGGATTTAGCAGCAAAAATCACCCAAG ATGATAGTCAGAAAGGTCCAAAGTCCCATCTTGAAATTCTGGCTGAAATGCGAGACTACAAAAGGCGGCGGCAGTCATACAGGGCTAAGAATGTTCATATAACAAAGAAGTCTTACACTGAG GTGATTCGGGATGTGATTGGTGTGCATATGGAAGAACTCAGCAATCACTGGCAGGAAGAGAGTAGGTTGGATAATGCAGAGACATGTGAAGGAGGGAAGTCAAAATCTTCAGGAAG AAGGGAAGACAGGCGGTCAGCCTCGGTGGACTCACGGCAGTCTGGAGGAAGCTGTAAGGAGCCTGAACGCACCAGACAcaggagggagagcagcaggagtcCAAACAGACGAAAAAGGAGTCGTGAGAGAGGCAAAGACAGAGTTTCACAGAGAAGAAGAGAACG GATCAGCTGA